The nucleotide sequence TCGGGGCCGTCCGGGACCTCGCGCAGATGGGCGGCGTAAGCCAGCAGGTCTCGCTTGGTGACCTGTCCGGCCTCGCCCGTTCCGGAGACCTCCCGCAGGTCGATGCCCATCTCCTTGGCGGCCTTGCGGACGGGAGGCTTGGCCAGGGCCGGCTGGGAGGCCCGCGCCGGCTGCGCTGCGGCCGCGCCGCTTCCCGGGGCCGCGGCCTCCTCTCGGGAGCCGCCCCCGGCCAGGCGGGCCAGCCGGTCGCCGCGCGAGCCGGGCCCCTGCCCCAGGCCCGCTCGCGAGAGCAGGTCGGCGATGCCGTCGCCCAGCGAGGCCCTCCCGCCGGCGGGCTCGGCCGTGCTGCGGCCGCGCGAGGGCTCGGCCTGCTCAGCAGGGGCTTCCGGACGGGTCGGCTCCGGGCGGGCGGGGCGGCGCGAGCGCTGCCTGCGCACGACCGGATCCGCCTTGGGACCCGACCCCACGAGCGGCTTCTGCTGCGGCTCCTCCTCCGCGCTGGAGGACTGCGCCGGTGCTTCCGGATCGCTCGAATCGGCGGCGGCATCGCCGCCCGCGCTGGTGGCAGAGTAGCCCGGATCCGGGCGCGAGCCCGGGGCCTCGGCGGAGTCGCCGATCGAGACCAGCCCTGCGCCGACCTCCAGGGTCTCGCCCTCCTGGGCGAGCAGCTCGAGGACGGCCCCCTCCCAGGGCGAGGGCAGCTCGACGAGCGACTTGGCGGTCTCGATCTCCACGAGGGGCTGATCGACGGAGACCTGGTCGCCGACGCGCACCTTCCAGGTGACGATCTCGGCTTCGGTGAGCCCCTCGCCGACATCGGGGAGGCGGAAGATCTGTGCCATGCGGGAATCCTTCGGAAGCGACGGTGCGGGGCGCGTGCGTGCGGTGAGCGGGTCCTAGTAGGCGAAGGCCCGGTCCATGCCGTCCAGGACGCGGTCCAGGTCCGGGACGTAGTCCGCCTCGACCCCGGCGGGCGGGTAGGGCATGTGGTAGCCACCCACGCGGATCACGGGGGCTTCAAGGCTGTAGAAGCTGCGCTCCGTGATGCGCGCGGCGATCTCGGCCCCCAGCCCGGAGAAGACCGGGGCCTCGTGGGCCACGACCATGCGCCCCGTGCGCTGCGCCGAGGCCTCGAGGGTCGCGAAGTCGATCGGCGACAGCGAGCGCAGGTCGATCACCTCGACCGAGCGGCCCTCCTGCGCGGCGGCCTCTGCGGCGGCCATGGCCACGGGCACCAGCGGACCCCACGCCACGAGGCTGAGCTCCGAGCCCTCGCGCAGCACCTGGGCGCTGAAGGGATCGGCGGTGCTCGGGTTCTCGAGGTCGACCTCCCCCTTGAGCCAGTAGCGGCGCTTGGGCTCGAAGAAGATCACGGGATCGGGGCAGGCGATCGACTGCTGGATCATCCAGTAGGCGTCCTGCGGCGAGGACGGCGAGACGATGCGCAGCCCGGCAGTGTGCGAGAACTGGGCCTCGGGCGACTCGGAGTGGTGCTCGATCGAGCCCACGAGCCCGCCGTAGGGGATGCGGATGGTCACCGGGACGGTGACGTCGCCGTCGGTGCGGGCATGCATCTTGGCCAGCTGGGTCGTGATCTGGTTGTAGGCGGGGAAGGTGAAGCCGTCGAACTGGATCTCGCACACCGGGCGGTACCCGCGCATGGCCATCCCGGTGGCGGTGCCCACGATCCCGGCCTCGCCCAGAGGGGTGTCCAGCACCCGGTGCGCGCCGAACTCCCCCTTGAGCCCCTCGGTCACGCGGTACACCCCGCCCAGGGAGCCGATGTCCTCGCCCATGAGCAGGACCCGGGGGTCCTCCCCCATGGCCCGGCGCATGCCCATGGTCAGGGCCTTGGCCAGAGTGGCCCGGACGGTCGTGGGTCCGCCCGTGCGCGTCTGCTGCTCGCTCATGGCCTCTGCCCCTCCTGGCTCTGCCCTGCGTCTGCGCCCGGTCCGCCCTCGCCGTCCAGGAAGGAATCGGCGTAGTCGCGATGCCAGGCCCGCTCCTCCTCCACGAGCGGGTGCGACTGCGCGTAGACGACGTCGAAGCGCTGGTCCAGCTCACCCGGATCGGAGCGCAGCAGCTCGGAGCGGACCTCCGTCAGCCACTGGTCGGTCTCCTCCTCCAGGTCCTGGAACCACTGCTCCTGCACTCCGAGCTCCGTCTCGAGCAGGGCGCGCATGCGCAGCAGGGGCTCCTTCTGCGCCCACTGCGCCTCCTCTGCGGAGAGGCGGTACTTGGTGGGGTCGTCCGCGGTGGTGTGCGCGCCCAGTCGGAAGGTCTCCGCCTCGATCAGCACGGGGCCGCGCCCCTCGCGGGCCTCGGCGGTCGCCCACCGGGTCACCGCCAGGACGGCCAGAGGGTCGTTGCCGTCGACCCGCACGCCCTCGAAGCCGTAGCCGGCCGCCCGGGCCGCCAGGGGCACGCGGGACTGCGTGGAGAACGGCACCGAGATCGCCCACTGGTTGTTCTGCACGAAGAACACCACGGGGGCGTCGTAGGAGGCGGCGAAGACCATGGACTCGTGGATCTCGCCCTCGGTCGAGGCGCCGTCGCCGAAGTAGACGGTGACAGCACCGGGCTCCGGCGCGGGCTCCCCCGCCTCCTCGGCAAGCCGGCGGTCCTGGACCATGCCCATGGCGTAGCCCACCGCGTGCGGGACCTGGGAGGCCAGTACCAGCGAGTAGACATGGGTCCGGGTCTCGGACGGCTTCCAGCCGGAGGCCGCGTGGCCCCGGAACTGCACCAGGACCCGCTCGGCCGGGACCCCGCGCTCCAGGACCACGGCATGCTCGCGGTAGGAGGGGAAGACGTAGTCGTGCTCGCCCTGGGCCAGCGCCGAGCCGACCTGGGCGGCCTCCTGGCCGCGCAGCGGGGGCCACAGGGCCATCTCGCCCTGGCGCTGCAGCGCGGTGGACATCTCGTCCAGGCGGCGCGCCCGCACCATCGAGCGGTGCATCCGCTGCAGCGCCTCGGCATCGACGTCCTCGACCCAGCGCGAGAAGCGCTCGTCGTGCTGGCGGGCGCCGTTCTCGTCGAGCAGGCGGACCACGGGCATGGTCGCGGCCACGGCCGCGGGGTGCGCTCCGATGCCGGCGCTCGCACGGGCGTCATGGGGATCCGCGACGAGCGCTTCCGGCGATCCGTCCGGGGCCACGTCGGCGGCGACCTCGACGGCCGGCGCGGCCTGCGCCGTCTGCGCGGACGACCGCTCAGCGCTGGGCTGCTCCTGATCGGGTCCCCGCTCCGGGACCTCGTCGGCCTGCGCCATGGGACACCTCCAGGTGTGGTTCACGCGGTGGCACGGCCCCGGGCCGTCCGGCCCGGCAGCTCATGCCTGCGTCTCCGTCTGCTGCGCGCAGAGCCCGGAGACGAAGCTGTCTCATGAGACTACGTGACGCGCGGGCGTCTGGAAGTTGGAGCAGATCTCCAAAAACCTGTCGTTGGCCTGGGGCACATCGATGCTGACCCGCACTCCGTCGCCGTCGAACGCCCGCACCGACAGAGCCTGCTGCGCGCAGGCCTCGGCGAAGCGGCGGGCGTCCTCGCCCAGCGGCAGCCACACGAAGTTCGCGCGCGTCTGCGGGACGTCCCAGCCCAGTTCCGCCAGCCGGGCCAGGACGCGCTCGCGCTCGTCGACGATGCGCTGGACCCGCTCCTGGACCTGCTCCAGGTGATCGAGCGAGGCGATCGCCGCGGTCTGGGCCATCTCGGTCACCGCGAACGTGGTCGCGACCTTGCGCAGCGAGGCTGTGACCTCCGGCTGCGAGAGCGAGTACCCCACGCGCAGACCGGCCAGGCCGTGGGCCTTGGAGAAGGTCCGCAGCGCGACCACGTTCGGGTGGGCGCGGTAGGTGCGCACGCCTTCGACGAGCTCCGGGTCGCCCTGGAACTCGAGGTAGGCCTCGTCCAGCACCACGAGGATGCCCTCGGGCACCCGGGCCAGGAAGCGCTCCGTCTCGTCCTGGCGCAGCGACGGGCCGGTGGGATTGTTCGGCGAGCACAGCAGGATCACGCGGGTGCGCTCGGTGATGGCCGCGAGCATGCCCTCGAGGTCGTGCGAGCCGTCCGGCAGGTTGGGGACCTGCACGCTCACGGCGCCTGCGGTCCCCACGACGATCGGGTAGGCCTCGAACGAGCGCCAGGGATAGATGACCTCATCGCCCGTGCCGTCGGAGGAGGTTCCCGCGAAGGCCGCGATGATCTGCGTCAGCGCACCCAGGCTGCCCGCACCGGTCACGATGTCATCGGCGGGCACGCCCAGGTGCTGGGCGATCCGCTCGCGCAGCGGCGCGGCGGTCGGGTCGGGATAGCGGTGCATCCGCTGTGCTGCCTGGGCGATGGCCTCCTGGGCTGCCGGCACCGGGCCCCAGGGGTTCTCGTTGGAGGACAGCTTGAAGGCCTCGAGGCCCTCGACGGGCTGCGGGGGCCGGCCCGCAGCGTAGTCGGGCAGGGCGGACAGGGCGGCGCGGGGTGCGACGGAGGACATGACCCTCACTGTAGCGGCGCGGCCCAGCATGAGGCCCACCCTCGGAGCCCCGTTCCGGACGGAACGCCGGCTCGAGCAGCGCGCGCCCGCCGCGCGCCCGGAGACGCCGCCCGAGGATGGAAGAATGTCCGCATGTCTCAGTCTTCCGCCCCCTCGACCGACGATCCCACGGCCCGCATCCCGCTCGGCGGGCTCGAGCCGCCCCTGGCCCTCGGAGCGCTGGACGGGCGCTACCGCCCGGCCGTCGCACCGCTGATCGATCACCTCTCGGAGGCGGCGCTGAACCGCAACCGGCTCCATGTGGAGATCGAGTGGTTCATCCACCTGTGCGCCGGACGCGTGCTGCCCGGGATCGAGCCGCTGGGCCAGGAGCAGATCGACGGGCTGCGCCGCATCGTCGAGGACTTCGGCGCCGAGGGCATCGCCGAGCTGGCCGAGATCGAGGCCGTGACCGTTCACGACGTCAAGGCCGTCGAGTACTACATCGGGCGCCGGCTGCCCGCGCTGGGCCTCGAGCACCTGATCCCGCTGGTGCACTTCGCCTGCACCTCCGAGGACATCAACAACCTCGCCTACGCCGTGGGCGTGCGCGATGCCGTCGAGCTGGTCTGGGCCCCGGCTGCCCGCGAGCTCGTGGAGCAGATCTCGCAGCTGGCCGCCGACAGCGCGGAGGCGCCCATGCTCTCGCGCACCCACGGACAGCCGGCCACGCCCACCACGCTGGGCAAGGAGCTCGCGGTCTTCGCCCACCGCCTGGGGCGCCAGCTCGCCCGGGTCGGATCCACGCAGTTCCTGGGCAAGATCAACGGGGCCACCGGAACCTACGCCGCCCACACGACCGCCGTACCGGAGGCCGACTGGCAGGAGGTCTCGCGCACCTTCGTCGAGGGGCTGGGGCTGAGCTGGAACCCCCTGACCACGCAGATCGAGTCGCACGACTGGCAGGCCGAGCTCTACGCGGACGTCGCCCGGTTCAACCGCATCCTGCACAACCTCTGCACGGACATCTGGTCCTACATCTCGATCGGCGTCTTCCGCCAGGTCCCCGTCGAGGGCGCCACCGGGTCCTCGACCATGCCGCACAAGGTCAATCCGATCCGCTTCGAGAACGCCGAGGCCAACCTGGAGATCTCGTGCTCGCTGCTGGACACGCTGGGAGCCACGCTCGTGACCTCGCGCTGGCAGCGCGACCTCACGGACTCGTCGTCCCAGCGCAACATCGGCACCGCCTTCGGGCACTCGCTGCTGGCGATCTCGAACGTCGCCAAGGGCCTGCAGCGCCTGGATGTGGCCCACGACGTCCTGGCCGCCGACCTCGACGAGAACTGGGAGGTCCTGGGAGAGGCGATCCAGACCGTCATGCGCGCCGAGGCGATCGCCGGGACCCCCGGCATGGAGAACCCCTACGAGCGCCTCAAGGACCTGACCCGCGGCCACCGCGTGGATCAGCAGCGCCTGCAGGAGTTCGTGGCCGCGCTCGGGCTGCCCGATGCCGCAGAGCAGCGCCTGTCCCAGCTCACGCCGCAGACCTACATCGGGATCGCCCCCAGGCTCGTGGAGCATCTCGAGCGCTGAGGGGCCCCGTCCCGTCCGAGGCTCCCGCGCAGACGACGCCGGGCGGTGCTGCTGGTCCAGCAGCACCGCCCGGCGTCGTCGTTCGCATCCCCTCTCAGCGACGCGGATCCGTCAGGTCCGCACCGCCCGATCACATGTCCTTGGCCGCCCAGCCAGCGGTGCGCACGCGGCGACGGCCGAACAGCCGTCCGGGGCGCGACGGGCGCAGCTCGGCCTGAGCGCCGACCGTCTCGAGCCACTCGGGGGCCATGCGCCCCAGCTCCTCGGCAGAGCCCGCGAAGGCCAGCGCGTCCACGGCGCTGTCGGCGCTCACGGCCACGGCATCCCACAACTCAGCGCCGACGCCGCGAGTCTGCTCGCAGAGCACGGCGAAGGCGCGGGCGCCCCGCTGCAGCGCGGGGTCCAGCACGGTGAGGTCCTCGCCCAGGGCCTCGGAGATCTCCCAGGCGGCGCCCACAGCGCTGACCGAGGAGCCGACCGCGATGGCCAGGGAGGCGAAGGGATCGGCCTCCTGGACGCGCTCCATGATGCGGTCGGCGGCCCTGGCGCAGCCGATGTCCCACAGGCCGAGCTCGGTGCCGCGCGGCAGGGTGAGCCGGCGCGTGCGGGTGTCGAGCTCGACGGTCTCGCCGCCGGTCAGCTCTCGCGACAGGCGGATCGGGCGGTACCAGCCGCTCGAGACGGCCTGGGCGCGCTGAGCGGCCTTGAGGACGGCGCACAGCGTGGGCGAGATCTGGGCGGTGAGCGCATGATCGCTGCTCAGGGAGAGCAGCAGGGACAGCTCGGAGTCCGGGCGCTCGGTGCTGAGCACCCGCGACAGGTCGGAGAGGACCTCGTCTGCGATGGACTCGGCGACCATGCGGGTCAGCGGGTCGACGGCGGACACGGTCCGCTGCGCCGTCAGCGTGGGGGCGCTGCGGCGGAGCCTGGGGGGAACGGCCATGGTGGGGGAACCTCGTGGGGGGATGAGGCGGGGCTGGGGATGCCCCGGACCAGATGAAGGCCGCCGCAGATCGACACCGGCCAGATTTTCGGGAGACAGAGGGTGAAGACGTATCGCAGCCCGCGATCCGGCTCCGCTCCTCTGCGCGATGCCCCGAGACTCCAGTCTCTCGGACTGCTGTCACAGCCCCTGTCGAATCGGCGCGCCATGTCGACGGAAGTGAGGTGAGGGCCTCGGCAACCGTCGGCACAGCCCATACGTTACCTGCGAGTAATGAAGATGCAACACCTTTTCTCCGATATTTTCGACCCATCTGACTGGGGACGATATTGAAACATGGTTGCATTGAATATCTAATGAATATGCATTTTGCAGTGGGCTGTTCAACACATTCTATCGCTGCTGCCGACAGCGGTGGGGGCACCGCCCGCAGCGAGTCGATCCAGCAGCTCCCCCGGCCGGTTGGTCGTGATCTGCTGGACGCCCAGGGCAAGGCACAGCTCGAGGTCCGCCGCGGTGTCGACCGTCCAGACCCGCAGGATCGAGCCCTGCGCCAGCCAGGTCCGCACGAGACCGGGGTGATCCCGCACGAAGGCGATGCCCGGACCCGCGATCTCGCACAGGCCCCGGGTGATGATCGGCTCCGCCGACGGCACGACCCAGCGCATGCCGGCGTGCACGAGCCGGGCCGTCACAGCCGGGACCCGCAGGCTCGCGGCCACGGACTCCGGGGTGGGATCCTCGATCAGCTGGCACACGTTGCGCGGGGCGACGGTCTGCAGGACATGGCGCACGGCATCGGGGTGGAAGCTCATGATCGAGACCTGCAGGTTCCCCAGGCGCCCGGTCTCCGGGTCCCAGCCCTCGGCCATCAGGACGCTGAGCACGGCCTCCTCCAGCCGATGACCGGCCGGGGAGGGATGCTTGGTCTCGATGGCGAGTCCGACCCGCCTGCCCGCGCCGCGCAGCAGCTCGAGCAGCTCCGGCAGCGTCAGCAGCTGCTCATGGGGCCCGCCGTGGCTGACCGGGATCTCGACGCCCTTCCAGGAGACGAAGTCCAGACGGCGCAGCTCGGCCAGCGTGTGCGAGGAGATCGGTCCGCGGCCGTCGCTCGTGCGCCCCAGCTGGGCGTCGTGGTGCAGGACCAGGTGGCCGTCGCGCGTGAGGTGGACGTCTCCCTCCACGCCGTCGGCCCCGTCCAGCAGGGCCTGCACGTATGCCGCCCGCGTGTGCTCGGGGTACTGAGCGCTCGCTCCGCGATGCGCGAGGATCCTGGGGCCCAAGCTGTGCCTTCCTGCGAGGAGAGGGTGCTGCGCCGTCGACTCGCAGGGAGTCGGACAGCGCTCTCGCCTCTCACGCTAGGGGCCCGCTGTGAACGCCGGGGGAACGACGACGGCCGACCCGATGAAGCACCTGGTCCCCGCCTGAAGGATCAGGCGGGGACCAGGTGTCCTGCATCATGTCGGCCGCTGTGCGCCGCAGGACTCAGCTGTCCTGCTGACCCTCGCCGCTGATCTGCGCCGGCTCACCGGCCTCCTCGGAATCCTTGGAGCGGTCTCGGGCGTCGTCGGCGAGCTTGGGAGCCCGGTCGACCTCGGACAGCTCGGGCGGGAAGCTCGCCGGAAGCGGCCCGAAGGCCTCCTGGGTGCTCTTCACGACCGCCCGCGACATCGCCAGGTTGGCGCCGCCGCCGACCACGGCGCCGATGCCGAAGGGCAGCGCGCGGCCCAGCGCCGCCGTGGACTGCTTGCGGATGAAGCGGCGCACGAACATGTTGCGCAGCTTCTTGCCGACATCGAGGCCGCCCTCCTTGGAGCCGGTGCCCATCATCAGGCCCCAGCGGTTCGTCAGGCCTCGGGACTTGGAGCTCGAGGCCAGGACCTGCTTCATGAGCACGCCCCCGTCCTCGCCGAGCATCAGGGCCATGACCATGGAGCGCGTGCGCACCGGGTCGGAGGTGTGCACGCCGTGCAGCTCCGCGATGGCCTGGGCGTACAGCGCGGTCATCTCCAGGTAGCCGCCGACCGAGACGGTCGACACGCCCAGGGAGGCCAGCGTGCCGATGCCCGGGATCATGGCCGCACCGCCGGCCACGCCGCCGGTGGCCGTGTTCGCCCGGACGTACATCCGCTCGAGGCGCTTGGCGATCTGCTCGGGGGTCTCGTCCGGGTGCTCGGCGCGCAGCCGCTTGACCCAGCGCAGCACGACGGGACGCTGCACCTTCAGGGCGTTGTCGAGGAAGCCGTTCAGCGCCGGGGTCGGCTTGCCGTCATCATCGAATGCGTGCTTCAGGGGGTTGAACGCCACGGTCGTCTCCTGGGGTGGGTGTCCTTGAGAAGTTCGACACCAGCCTACCCAAGGCCATCAGCGTCCTGTCTGATCGGCTCCTGACGACTGGCTCGGAGCCGCAGCCACGACTCAGCGCACGCGCAGATCCGCCCAGACGGGCCGATGGTCCGAGGTCGGGAAGGGATACGAGCCCGTGAGCTCCGCGCCGGGCCGCCCCGGGGCGGGCCAGAACACCTGGGAGTCCTGCACCCGGAGATTCGACGACGGCAGGACGTAGTCCACCCGCAGGTTGCCCGGCGCCTGGTCGGTGAAGTCCGCCGTGTCGAAGCGGTGCTCGCCCAGATGCCTCGTGTTGGCCCCTCCCTGGGCGGCAGCCGCCGCGACGGCCCCCTCCGAGCTCGGCCGGGGATCCTGGATGCGGTGGTGCTCCAGCAGCTGCCGGGCAGCCCCGGGCCAGGAGTCCCCGTCCTGAGGGTCGGAGTTCAGATCGCCCATGATCACGAACCTGCTGCCGGGCAGCAGTCCGCCGGTGCCCCCGTTGTCGTCGCGGATCCAGCTGCCGCGGCGCGAGCCCGTGATGTAGTCCGCCCAGAAGCGGATCTCGTCGTGGTTGCGCCTCCCGTTGCGGTCCTCGGATCCGTCGAACGACGGCGGAGTCGGGTGGGAGGCCAGCACATGGACGGTGTCGCGGCCCACCCGCACGGGAACGTCCCAGTGCGACTTCGACGACAGCCGCAGCCGCTTCCCGATCTCGCGGCCGTAGTAGTCCCAGGGCAGCAGGCTGTCCGGCATCTGCGACCAGAGCTGAAGCTGGAAGGTCCGCACCGCGCCGTGGTCGATGGGCGCCGTGGAGTACACGGCCATGCCGTACTGGCCGGGGAAGAGGCCGAAGCCCCAGGCATCGTCGCCGGTGCGCAGCGTCCCGTCGCCGTTGAGATCCAGGCCCGAGTCCACGCCCGTGTTGACGGCAGCGGTGAAGACGTGGGGGAAGTCCAGCGGGGCCTGGCCGTTCTGGCTGCGCGCCAGGTAGTTGTCCCGGAACAGCTGCACGCCCAGGTGCTCGGCTTCGTAGTCGAACTCGTTGATCAGCAGGACGTCGGGGGCGCAGCGCTGGATGACCTCGGCGACCGCCTGCGCCTGGGCGTTGCCGGGCGTGGAGAGATCCCGCACCAGCTGCCCCTGCGAGCCGCGGTTGAGCGAGGCGTTGTAGGTCATGAAGCGCAGCGTCCGATGCCCGGCCCCGCCGCGCTCGGAGGCTGCGGCGGGAAGGGCGATCGAGGTCACCGCGGCCCCGGCCAGGCCTTCGACCAGGCTGCGGCGGGTGAGTGCGGTGCGGCGGCTCATGTGATCCCCTGGAGTGCTCGGTGGGCGCGGCCGGTCGGCCGATGACATGGACCGACCGTAGCGAGAGCGGTTGAACCGGCCGTGAACGCACGGCGAGCGGATCGCGCGGATCGGTGAGACGATCCGAGCATGTCCCGCCCCGCACGCCGCTCCCGCTTCCTGTCCGCCCTCGACGCCGGGGCCGAGATCGCCTGGGACGAGCTGACCGGGGGGTGGATCCTCAGCATCGGCGGCGCCGAGCAGTCGCACGTGGACCTGGCGGATCCGAGCCGGGTCTTCTACGAGTACCTGCAGCGGATGTCGGCGGCCTGCGACCTGCAGCGCCCGAGCGGACAGCCCGTGCGCGCGCTGCATCTGGGGGCCGGGGCGCTGACGCTGCCCCGCCGGCTGAGCGCGGTCCGCCCTGGATCGCAGCAGACGGTGATCGAGCTGGCCCGCGAGCTGCCGGGGTTCGTGCTCGAGCACCTCCCCTGGCCGGACTCGCAGCCGCCCCGGATCCTGATCGGCGACGCCCGGGAGCAGCTCAGCGCGCTGCGCGAAACCGAGACGGAGCCGTTCGACCTGCTGGTGCTCGACGTCTTCGCCGGCGACGACGCACCCGACCATCTTCGCGAACGATCGTTCTACGAGGAGATGGCCCAGGTCCTGGCCCCCGACGGGGCGCTGATCGTCAACGTGGGCGATGACCCGGGACTCGGCTTCTTCCGCGAGCAGGCCGAGCGCATGGTGCAGGCCCAGGGCAGCGGCGGTGCCCCGGCCTTCGCCGACGTGTGGTGCCTGAGCGACGCCTCGATGCTCGACGGGCAGCGCGCCGGCAACCTCATCCTGCTGGGCTCGCCCTCGAGCATGCCGCGCGAGAACCTGGACGCCCTGCGCGCCGCCGGCCCTCACCCGGCCGCGGTCCTGGACCGCATGCAGCTCGAGGACTGGCTGGCCGGTGAGTGAATCCGCCGCTCAGGCGGTCGTGAAGCCGCTCAGGTCGCCCTGGGGGTCCTCGAAGTGCGCGTCCACGCGCATCACGGCCCCCGGTGCGTCCGGGCCCTGGATCTCCTTGAGCAGATCGCGCACCGCCCAGCGGGTGCCTTCAGCGATCACCTCCACGGTGCCGTCGTCGAGGTTGCGGGCGCAGCCCACGAGCCCCAGCTTCTCGGCGTGCTTCCACGTCCAGTAGCGGAAGCCCACGCCCTGCACCGTTCCGTGCACGATCGCGATGGCCCTCAGCCTCTGCCTGGTGTCCAAGCCGTCCTCCTCGTCTCGTGCTGCGACCTGCTGGCTCATGCCCGGGTCCCGGAATCGCTGGAGGAGCCCGAGGAGCCCTCGGCCGCATCGCGCAGGACGTCGCGTAGGTCCTCCGCGCTGCCGATCTCCCCGAGGTCGATGGCCCTGCCATCGGCCACGAAGCTCGGAGTCCCCGTCAGCTCGAGGTCCTCCGCCTGCTGGCTGTGCTGCTCGACGATCTCCTCGACGTCGCTGGAGCCCATGTCCTCGCGGAAGCGCTGCTCATCCAGCCCCGCCTCCCCGGCGAGCTCGACGAAGCGGTCCTCGAGCTCGCCGTCCGAGAGCTCGGACCACTCGTCGACGTCGTCGTAGACGAGGCTCGCGTACTCGTGGGCCTCCCCCTGACGACCGGCGGCCTCGACCGCGTGGGCCGCCGGCACCGCGTTGTCGTGCATGGACAGGGGGAAGTTCTTCACGCGCACGACGACCTCGCCGTCGAGCTCCTCGGCCACCTGCTCGACCGCAGGGTGGAAGGACCCGCACGCGGGGCACTCGTAGTCGGTGTACATGGTCACGACGGGCAGATCTCCGCTGGCCGTGT is from Kocuria palustris and encodes:
- a CDS encoding endonuclease/exonuclease/phosphatase family protein translates to MSRRTALTRRSLVEGLAGAAVTSIALPAAASERGGAGHRTLRFMTYNASLNRGSQGQLVRDLSTPGNAQAQAVAEVIQRCAPDVLLINEFDYEAEHLGVQLFRDNYLARSQNGQAPLDFPHVFTAAVNTGVDSGLDLNGDGTLRTGDDAWGFGLFPGQYGMAVYSTAPIDHGAVRTFQLQLWSQMPDSLLPWDYYGREIGKRLRLSSKSHWDVPVRVGRDTVHVLASHPTPPSFDGSEDRNGRRNHDEIRFWADYITGSRRGSWIRDDNGGTGGLLPGSRFVIMGDLNSDPQDGDSWPGAARQLLEHHRIQDPRPSSEGAVAAAAAQGGANTRHLGEHRFDTADFTDQAPGNLRVDYVLPSSNLRVQDSQVFWPAPGRPGAELTGSYPFPTSDHRPVWADLRVR
- a CDS encoding spermidine synthase yields the protein MSRPARRSRFLSALDAGAEIAWDELTGGWILSIGGAEQSHVDLADPSRVFYEYLQRMSAACDLQRPSGQPVRALHLGAGALTLPRRLSAVRPGSQQTVIELARELPGFVLEHLPWPDSQPPRILIGDAREQLSALRETETEPFDLLVLDVFAGDDAPDHLRERSFYEEMAQVLAPDGALIVNVGDDPGLGFFREQAERMVQAQGSGGAPAFADVWCLSDASMLDGQRAGNLILLGSPSSMPRENLDALRAAGPHPAAVLDRMQLEDWLAGE
- a CDS encoding acylphosphatase; the protein is MSQQVAARDEEDGLDTRQRLRAIAIVHGTVQGVGFRYWTWKHAEKLGLVGCARNLDDGTVEVIAEGTRWAVRDLLKEIQGPDAPGAVMRVDAHFEDPQGDLSGFTTA
- a CDS encoding DsbA family protein; its protein translation is MTSHPTGSRLAAGLTAVSCCALLLTSCLPSSDEDPSTEGSASAHDSASAQDSEAPQEDTEVAGVDQAIEDGYALNTASGDLPVVTMYTDYECPACGSFHPAVEQVAEELDGEVVVRVKNFPLSMHDNAVPAAHAVEAAGRQGEAHEYASLVYDDVDEWSELSDGELEDRFVELAGEAGLDEQRFREDMGSSDVEEIVEQHSQQAEDLELTGTPSFVADGRAIDLGEIGSAEDLRDVLRDAAEGSSGSSSDSGTRA